One Pontibacter deserti genomic region harbors:
- a CDS encoding M48 family metallopeptidase codes for MPTTFLKLSSVNVHIDGIGKVLIERSDKAKRISISVRPLKGIRVAVPPHISFDKAEQLIYTKADWIKEHQSRMQQQETKLTVYDADTEFKTRFHTLRLLTHAQYNMRCVIENGYINVFYPVFKDVSEPDVQKFIRKSVEEAYRKEAKEYLPQRVAFFAERFGFKYQNVFIKNAKSRWGSCSHTDNINLNLHLMRLPESLCDYVILHELAHTVEKNHGPRFWKLLDKVCGDSKALDKKLKDYRISIF; via the coding sequence GTGCCTACAACTTTTTTAAAACTCTCATCTGTCAATGTTCATATTGATGGAATTGGGAAAGTCTTGATTGAGCGCAGCGATAAAGCCAAGCGCATCAGCATCAGTGTCAGGCCTCTGAAAGGTATCAGAGTGGCTGTTCCTCCGCACATCAGTTTTGATAAGGCAGAGCAGCTTATCTATACCAAAGCCGACTGGATTAAGGAGCATCAGAGCCGAATGCAGCAGCAGGAAACCAAATTAACGGTATACGATGCTGACACTGAATTTAAAACAAGATTTCATACACTACGGTTGCTTACTCATGCTCAGTATAATATGCGCTGCGTGATAGAGAACGGGTACATCAATGTGTTTTATCCTGTTTTTAAAGATGTAAGTGAGCCGGATGTGCAGAAGTTTATTCGTAAATCGGTAGAAGAAGCTTATCGCAAAGAGGCAAAAGAATACCTGCCACAGCGTGTTGCTTTCTTTGCTGAGCGGTTCGGGTTTAAGTACCAGAATGTATTCATCAAGAATGCCAAAAGCCGGTGGGGCAGCTGTTCTCACACGGACAACATTAACCTGAACCTGCACCTGATGCGCCTGCCTGAGTCTCTCTGCGATTACGTGATTCTACACGAACTGGCACATACGGTAGAGAAGAACCACGGCCCCCGCTTCTGGAAACTGCTTGACAAGGTTTGCGGCGACTCTAAGGCCCTGGATAAAAAACTGAAAGATTATAGAATCTCCATTTTTTAA